GTAAActacattttctgaaataaattcctGCATTACTTTGTTTGGAGGAAATCTGTAATTTTGGAATCAACAAGGGTTTGTGTCACtcttttcattaaatattcatCTATGCCATTTAATTGTCCAAAAATGGCATCAGGAACGTCTACACAAGTGGAAAGGAACTGTCTAAGTTTCTGTACACTTGATATGGCTTCTGTGATGGTGACTTTTGGTTGCTGTGGTAAAGATACCTCCCCTTCATCTTCACTTCCTGCTTCACTGGTATTttcgccagccaccatgccctggaTGATGTCTGTGTCCTGAGAGATAATGAGATCATCATCTGCAGTAACAAAGTCCTGGAAATTTACTTCATTTGGGACACAGGTGGCAATAGCCACTGTGTGCCACAACTTTTCAATGGCAGTGTCTGGTTCACTGGCTGCTGATTCTATGTCACATTCTGCAAATTCCATAGGGATGATGCCTGCCTTCTGCCAACATTTGACCACTGTGGATGGCTTGACTGACCACCATGCTGCAGCAATCATGTCGATGGCCTGCTTGATGTCCACCTTTTCTTGATCCTCCCTGCTGCTGAGCTTGAGGAGGATCTGTTTGAGAAGGTGACTCCGGTATAGTACTTTCATGGTGTGAATTATGCCAAGATTCAGTGGCTGCAGGACAGCAGTACAGTTGGAGGGCAGATACCCAACCTGAATCCTTTCCAAGCGTGGAAGCATGTTATGAGCAGAGCAGTTGTCGATCAGCAAGAGGATCCGGCGTTCCGCCCTCTTCATCCTGGCATCCACTTGCATCAGCCACTCATTAAACAGATCCCTTGTCATCCAAGCCCACTGGTTGGCTCGGTAATCACAAGGGAGGGAATGGATGTTCTTGAGGCAGCGTGGGCTGGCTGACCTACCAACGATCAATGGTCTCATTTTTTCAGTCCCTGAGGCATTGCAACAAAAGAGTGCTGTCAACCGCTGCTTTGCTTTCTTGCCCCCTCTACAATGGTCTCCTTTAGCAGCAAGTGTATGCTGGGGAAGCAACTGGAAAAACACTCCTGTCTCATCAGCATTAAAGATATCATCTGGGCTGTAGTCAGCAATCAGTTTTATAATTTCCCCTGCATGCCACTCGTTAACCTTATCTATTCCTAGACCATTCATTAATCTGTCAGTATCTTCTCTACAGACTGCTTTCAAAGCAATTCCGTGGCGATCTCTAAATCTGTTCAGCCAGCCCACACTTGCTTGAAAATTGTCATAGCCAAGCATGTTGGCCAAGTTTAGTGCTTTTTTCCGAATGACAGAACCAGTCACAAGAATGTTTTTGGCATGGATTTCTTGAAACCAAGCAAAAACAGCCTTATCAATGTCATCATAAAGAGCGCTCCTCATCCTTTTCCGCTGGGGTCCCACGGATGCCTCCCGTACCTTTTTTTCAAATTTGGTGCGATCCTTTAAGAATGTAGATAAAGTAGAGGGAGTGATACCAAATTCTTTTGCCACGTCACCTTTCCTCTTGCCCGAGTCTACAGCTTCCAcaactttcattttctcttccagaGAGAACTGCCGACGCTTCTTGTTCCCCTTGTTTGCCATTTCCAGGGAGTGAGGGCTGGCCACGACTAACAGGGCTGTATGGTTCCTCCTCGCAGCTTGCTTTGCCACAAGTGTGGCAAACTGAGAAGACAAAATGGAGTACCTATCAGGAAACAAAGATAATGGATTTCCCCTAAAAGATGGTTCAGGTTTTCACAAATCGTATTAGGAAACGACAATTTATGGTCAAAGTAAAGAGAAGATAGGATTCACGCTACTGACTTTTTGTAGAGGCTACTTACAAAGACTCACAGAATGTTTGAAACAGAAGGGATCTTATTATATAGTTTACTTAAACtttctgaagcccataaaaatgggaataacaatgtTTGCTCTGCCTACCATGAGAACAGATTGATATAGGCAGGGAAAGAACTTTGCATATAGCACTGTGCTGTATACATTCCGAGTTATTATCCAGTTTCTTTGATGGACACAGAAACTGGGGCCCTGGGAAGGGGCCTACCCAGGTTCATGCAGCTTAGATTTCTTAACTCAGATTACTATTTCTGCCAGGCCATGGTCCTGCTTGAAATTCCACCAAAACAAGATCTTCAAAGCTCTACCACCATCTTGCCTGGAAAGATTTTTACTGTGGGAAGATGTTTCTGGTAgccatacattcattttatattcataGGTGCCAAGCTTTAAGGGTACAGTAATGAACAAAAGAGTCAAGGTCTCTGTtcttatgaaatataaaatgtggtgggaaagataaataagtaaacaagatAATTACAGAGGGTGATATGTGCTATAAAGGAAGTAAAGACTATGACAAGGAATAAAAGAGGACGATCTACTTACTATACAAAGGGTGCTCAGGGTGTCCTCATTAAGATGGCACTGAAGCTGAGATCTTCAAGAATATGGGGAAACGGCTGTCCAGCAAAAGACATAACATCAGCAAAacctcaaaagcaaaaataggccgggcgcggtggctcatgactgtaatcccagcactttgggaggccgaggtgggcggatcacttgaggtcaggagtttgagaccagcctggccaacatggcaaaaccccaactctactaaaaatacaaaaattagcctggcgtggtggtgggtgcctgtaatcccagctactagggaggctgaggcaggagaatcacttgaacccaggaggcggagattgcagtgagctgagatcgtgccattgcactctagcctgggcaacaagagcaagactccgtttcaaaaaaaaaaaaaaaaaaaaaaaaccaaaaatagctTGAGGTATTCAGGGAACTGAAATATTTGCATGAATCCAAGTATATGACAAAGGTGGGTGGCCAGACCATTCAAAGATGCCAtggtaggctgggtgcggtagctcacacctgtaaccccagcactttgggaggctgaggtgggtagatcatgaggtcaggagatcgaaaccatcctagccaacatgatgaaaccctgtctctactaaaactacaaaaattagctgggtgtggtggtgcgtgcctgtaattccagctactcgggagttagaggcacgagaattgcttgaacccaggaggcggaggttgcagtgggccaagatcgcaccgctgcactccagcctggcaagagggAGCCTCcgtttcagacaaacaaaaaaagatgtcaTGGTAAAGAGTTGGTATTTTGAGTGCAACAGAGATCTGCTGACGTTTTCAGGCATTTTAAAAGGATCACTTTGGCTGTTTTGTGGAAAATGGATCAAAGAGGCAAAGAGACCAATTAAGTGACAGATTATGACAGAAGTGATGGGCAGGTTATAGTACTTCTCtgggcctgttttctttttttccttttttaaatatatttttgaaaagtccCATGGTTGCAAACCACAAGACCAGATGATGCCTAAGGTCCTTCCAGATGTAAGTCTTGGACCCTAGATAGGTACTCCAAACTCAAATGCCTTTAGGGGCCAGGATGGTGGTGTAAGTGAGTGAAACAGGGATTGAAGTATTTGGAGAATGTTGTGGTGTATCCTGTCTAGAAGTATTCAGAATTTAAAACTAACAGTCCCCCTGCCCCAGGCTGGTCCAACAAAACATGATCCAGCAGTAGCAATTTTGGGTAATTGCCTTCGTAGGCATTTTATCATGAGAATCCTCAAAGGACAAGAGAAACTGCTGTGACTTTACGCTATGATTGTCCCTTCTCAAGGGTAGATTTTTACTATCACCTCCATACATTATCCATCCATTCGTGACATGTACTATGTATTAAGCAGTATGCTTGATGCCAGCCATACAGAGATGAATGGAGCATAGTGCCCACTTTTGAGGAGCCTACCAGGGAAGACAAACACTAGAG
This DNA window, taken from Macaca fascicularis isolate 582-1 chromosome 6, T2T-MFA8v1.1, encodes the following:
- the TIGD6 gene encoding tigger transposable element-derived protein 6, with product MANKGNKKRRQFSLEEKMKVVEAVDSGKRKGDVAKEFGITPSTLSTFLKDRTKFEKKVREASVGPQRKRMRSALYDDIDKAVFAWFQEIHAKNILVTGSVIRKKALNLANMLGYDNFQASVGWLNRFRDRHGIALKAVCREDTDRLMNGLGIDKVNEWHAGEIIKLIADYSPDDIFNADETGVFFQLLPQHTLAAKGDHCRGGKKAKQRLTALFCCNASGTEKMRPLIVGRSASPRCLKNIHSLPCDYRANQWAWMTRDLFNEWLMQVDARMKRAERRILLLIDNCSAHNMLPRLERIQVGYLPSNCTAVLQPLNLGIIHTMKVLYRSHLLKQILLKLSSREDQEKVDIKQAIDMIAAAWWSVKPSTVVKCWQKAGIIPMEFAECDIESAASEPDTAIEKLWHTVAIATCVPNEVNFQDFVTADDDLIISQDTDIIQGMVAGENTSEAGSEDEGEVSLPQQPKVTITEAISSVQKLRQFLSTCVDVPDAIFGQLNGIDEYLMKRVTQTLVDSKITDFLQTK